Within Acidobacteriota bacterium, the genomic segment GTCCTCCTTGTCACCGATCAGAGTCAGTTCCGAGAGAGTGTAAGGTCCATCGATCCCGGAGTCGTGGATCGCCTTCCCATCGAACACAAGGGGAATTGACTGAGGGCCCGAGGTGCACACTGGGGGGACGGAACAGTTGAGGTGAGCGACGGCGTCGACCGTGTCGAGTACGACTTGTTGGGGCGACCCCTGTACCATCGCGGTCCCCGCGACGCGCGCGAAGATCTCGTAGTCGCCGTTGAAATGCACCGGGTCCAGCGACACGGCGAAAGTCAGATTGTCGTACCTTCCATTTCCATTGGTGTCGGTCGCGGTACCCTGCGACATCGATGAGATGGTCGCCGTGGTGGGCGCTTCCCTGACCAGCGGGATCGTGACTTCGCGCTCGAACGGAGAGCACTGCGTCCCAGAACTTGAAACGGTGCCGCCGCTCGGGGAAATCGGAATCACGCAATAGGAGCCCGTTGCTGCGATTCGCGTCGTCCACCGGCCGCCGGACACGTGATCGGCAAAGGCCGTGGTGTACGTGCCTCCCCCGGCATCGGTGAACGCGAGAGTCCGGGTCTTCGGCCACCGCGAAACGGCTGTGCCGGACAGGTTCATCCCGGCCATGCCGCTCCCGTTGTCCCGTACCTGCGCCGTGATGGAAATCGATTCTGCGGCCGTGTAATCGATCTTGTCGGCGGAGGCCGTCAACGTCACGGGAGAATCCAGATCCGCGAATGCCTCCGACGTGCTTATCAGGGTCACGGCCTGAACCTTGATCTTCCAGTTCCCGGCTTCTGGAGCGGACACCGCGTAGCTGAACGCTGGTAGGTTTGGAATCTGGCTCATCGTGATGTGCGCGCCTGAAGGCGTGATCAGTGTCACCGTCGCGAGGGCGTTTTGTGGCGACAGTCCGACATGGAAACGGGCCTGGGTCACGAGGAGATCGATCGGGATGTTGAACGTTTGAGTCTGTCCCGACTGGAGGCTCGTCGTCGAGTCCTGGACGATGGTATGGGGAGTGTCGGCTGAAACGTTGGTGGGAGGCATGGATGCTGCTTGAAGGGGCGGTGTTGTCGCGGCCTGCGCGGCCGAATTCGCCGCCGGGCCGAAGCCCGACGGCCGTAGGAACCCCGCCGCGACTTCGGTCAGGATGGGATCCTGGAGCTCAGCGTTCGGTGGACCGGGGGTCGAGGGGAGCGACGACGCGTCGGACGTGTGTGAATCGGGGAACGCCGTTTGCGGCCCACCGGCCCAAGGCGCGAATGCCCGAGTGTAGGGGACGTACCCATCGTTGTCGACGGAGAACACCTGGAAAGGCGACTGGCCGGAAAGCAGTTCCACGGGACATCGAGTATCGGTAGGCCTGTACTCAGTGCCAGCGATGTTCCATTCCTGAACTCCCCTCGGCGGAGTCGGGCGGCGAGTGTAGTAGTTGTCTCGCGTCGCAATGCTGAGTTCGCCCGCGACGGTCAGGTCTCCCAAGAAAAAGTTAAAGAACCAATATGCATATGGGTGTTGTGCCAGGAGGTGATCGGCATAGTCGGTTCCCTGCAACGGAGAACCGATCGTGACGAGATTCTCGACTGCCCCCGGATGACGCAGAGCGGCCCAGGACGCGTCGAGACCGCCCTTGCTGTGTCCTACCAAATTGATTCTCTCCACACCGAAACTCGTGAGCATTTCCGGGATATACGAGTCGGCGATAAGCTCTGAATTCTCGAACGTCGAGGCGGTCGGACTCACGTTGAACGCCTCGGAGATGTCGCCTGGCAGCAGGGTTCTGAAGGTGTTCCAGGTGGAGCTGTCAGACTTGATGCCGTGAATCAGCAGGGAGGGCCGAGTACCCCGCGCCCAAATGGCGCCCGAGTCCACCTGGACCTTCCACCCGCAAACCTGCTGAACATCGACGTCGATGGCGACCCAGTTTTGCGCGGGTGTCGGTGGGACGCCCGGGCCATTGTAGAGAGCGTCAACCACCTTTCCCTCGTCAAACCACGTCGGCGGGATATCGAATCGGTTTTCCGTCCAGGTCTGGTCAACGCCGGTCAGCCGGCCGAGGTAGTATCCATTGAGGTAGACGTTGTCGATTTCGCAGAGTCCGTCACACTCGTTTCCGCAAAAGGTATCAACATCGAACGCCCATATGACGAGCTGAGGCCAAGGAGCGAAGATGTCGCCGTACTCTTGGCGATTCTTGCTGTAGACGCGCGTGACGTAGATTGGAAACACTATGGGTCCCTGGTCCCGCGTGAGATACTGGTCGAGATTGTACCCTTCGTACGTTCCGAAGACTTCCTCATCGGTTGGTGCCAGGAGAGCAGCGGTTGGGTGCGCTGAGAGGCTGGCGACGAAGCTTCGAGCGTTTTCGGACGGCGCTGGAGTCCCCGTCAACGGATCGTGCTCAGCGGCCTGGCACAGGAACGCTGAGCCGGCCAGAAGCAGCAACGCCCCAGAATACCAAGCGCGGACGAGCGATGGGAACGGATAAGGACTCGGCATGGCGTGTCCTCCACTGATGTGAATCCCGTGTGACAGGGGAGCTACGAGCGGCAGGGAGGATGCTACCACTGACTCATAGGTAGGATCTTAGTAAGTCATTGATTCCAGATCACTTACTCGCAATGGAGCAATTCTCAGTAGACGGCTCAACGGTGACCTGCCATCCTCTCGGTTGGCGTAAGAACTGTCCGATCGAAGGGAGACCACCGTTGAAC encodes:
- a CDS encoding alpha/beta hydrolase yields the protein MLLLAGSAFLCQAAEHDPLTGTPAPSENARSFVASLSAHPTAALLAPTDEEVFGTYEGYNLDQYLTRDQGPIVFPIYVTRVYSKNRQEYGDIFAPWPQLVIWAFDVDTFCGNECDGLCEIDNVYLNGYYLGRLTGVDQTWTENRFDIPPTWFDEGKVVDALYNGPGVPPTPAQNWVAIDVDVQQVCGWKVQVDSGAIWARGTRPSLLIHGIKSDSSTWNTFRTLLPGDISEAFNVSPTASTFENSELIADSYIPEMLTSFGVERINLVGHSKGGLDASWAALRHPGAVENLVTIGSPLQGTDYADHLLAQHPYAYWFFNFFLGDLTVAGELSIATRDNYYTRRPTPPRGVQEWNIAGTEYRPTDTRCPVELLSGQSPFQVFSVDNDGYVPYTRAFAPWAGGPQTAFPDSHTSDASSLPSTPGPPNAELQDPILTEVAAGFLRPSGFGPAANSAAQAATTPPLQAASMPPTNVSADTPHTIVQDSTTSLQSGQTQTFNIPIDLLVTQARFHVGLSPQNALATVTLITPSGAHITMSQIPNLPAFSYAVSAPEAGNWKIKVQAVTLISTSEAFADLDSPVTLTASADKIDYTAAESISITAQVRDNGSGMAGMNLSGTAVSRWPKTRTLAFTDAGGGTYTTAFADHVSGGRWTTRIAATGSYCVIPISPSGGTVSSSGTQCSPFEREVTIPLVREAPTTATISSMSQGTATDTNGNGRYDNLTFAVSLDPVHFNGDYEIFARVAGTAMVQGSPQQVVLDTVDAVAHLNCSVPPVCTSGPQSIPLVFDGKAIHDSGIDGPYTLSELTLIGDKEDLTIEKRSGSLATSLNYHFYDFEGASLAFGDGAEHAEDLNSNGLFDTLIVDLQVTANPGYQGNYVLSASLKGLDGHAIAVFPATAQAIVVGTNAVRMTFSGQAIGSAGRNGPYRIADFSLQDVATPALRLATGSALVTRAYWACQFEGTEDVCPVAGPGGGGGPRGNPLPGREQ